The Dehalococcoidia bacterium genomic interval CGTGCACGCAGATGACCGCGCGCTGATCGAGAGCTTACGCGCCGGAGGCATCGGGCCGAGCCGCTTTGTAGCGCGCTGGCTACGGCGAGACGGCGTGGTAGTGCGCACCGAGCACCGGGTCACGCCCCTGTTTTCGATCGAAGGGGAAGTGGTCGCCCTCGAGGGGGTAGCGCGCGCGAGGCCTCTCGGGGGCTAGCGCCCCGTGGAGCCGTGGCCGCGACCTTCGCGCTGCGAGGGGGTGAGGTCCGCGACTTCCACCAGGTCAGCTTCGGCGAGCCTGACGACTACCAGTTGTGCGATGCGGTCGCCGTCGTAAACACGGTAGTCCCGGCGCGAACCGAAGGTGTACATGGAGACCAGCACTTCACCGCGGTAATCCGAGTCTATCGTCCCGAAGACCACGTTCACGCCCTCCCGCCCGAGACCGGAGCGCGGCCGCACCTGCAGGTCGTAGCCGGGCGGGGCTTCCACGGCAATGCCGGTGGGGACGAGGGTCACGTCCGGGCCAAGGTCGAGGAATCCCCCCGCGTCGAGGCAGGCGTGAAGGTCGTAGCCGGAGGCGCCGGGAGTTGCGCGCCGCGGCAGTCTAGCGCCGGGCCGGAGGAGCTTGACCTTGATCTCGACCGGCAAGGGTTCCTGAGGGCCCAAGCCTAGCGAGCCGAAATGCCCTCGGTCTTCACGATACCGCGGGCGACGAGGCTGTCGAGTTCGTCTGCCATGCCGATGTCCGCGAGGACGGAGAGCGCGTCCGCGCCGGGGCGAGGCGCGGGCCGCCCGGGGACGACGGGGCTGCGGGACAGGCGCGGCCCGGGGCCGGTCGTCGTGATGGGACCGAGACCTTCGTGGTCCCTGGTGATGCTCAGGCCGTGGGCGCGCACCCAGGGGTCTTCCATGAGCGCGGCGACGTCGTCGACGTTGCGGTGGGCGCCGGCGCCAGCGGCCGTCAGGCGCTGGGCGGCGTCCTCGACCGTGAGGCGGACGAGCGCCTGCTCGATTGCGGACGCGAGGGAGTCGCCCTCCAGCGCGGCGAGGCCGGGGCAAGCCAGCGCCGCCTCCAACGCCTGGAGGCCGGACCGGCGCGCCGCGAGGAACAGCCAGCCGTCCGAGCACTGGTAGAGCCGGTGCAGGGGGCCGGAGCCGATGGCGTCCTGCCCCCTAGGCTCGTCCCAGACCTTGCCGGCGTAGTCGAGCATGAACGGGGACTGCAACATGGTCGCGGTGTAGGCGAGGGCGGTGTCGACGTGCTGACCCTGGCCCGTCTTGCGCCTGTGGAGGAGGGCGAGGGCGACGCCGTAGGCGCCCATGAAGCCGGTGCCGTAGTCGTTCACGGCGAAGGGCTGTAGCGTGGGACGGCCGTCGCCGCCGTAACGCTCCTGCATGCCAGTGGCGGCCTGGGCGATCTGCTCGTGGCCGGGGCGGCCGGCGAAGGGGCCGATCTGGCCGTAGGTGTTGAGGGAGGCGTAGACGATGTCGGGCCGCCGCGCCCTGACCGCCTCGTAACCGAAGCCGAGCTTTTCGGCGATGCCCTTGCGGAAGTTCTGGACGACGACATCGGCTGTGTCGACGAGCTTCCAGAAGATTTCGAGGCCTTCGGGCTTCTTGAGGTCGAGGACAATGCTGCGCTTGCCGCGGTTGATGTCGTTGTGGAAGGCGACGCCCTCGCGATAGGGGCTGTCGATCTTGATGACCTCCGCACCGAACTCGGCGAGCGTACGGCCGCAGGTGGGGCCGGCGAGGACGATGCAGAGGTCGATCACCCTCACGCCGTCGAGGGCTGATCGGATGAGGGCCTCGGCCTCAGCACGGGTGGCCGGAGGAGAGACAGCGGCCGCCACGATTTCGTCGCGGTGCTGGTTGGGCGCCGGGCGAGGGGAGCGGATCTCACCGGGCGTGGCGGACATGCGGACGTTCACGCCGGGCTGGACGAGTCGGCCAAGGACCGGGTCGGTGGTCTCGATGATGATGCGGGAGGCGCGGGCATGTTCGTTCTCGAGCCACTCGGCGCTGGTGCGGCAGACGGAGCACTCGGTCCCGACCTTTTCCGCGAAGTCCTCCCACTCCTGGGCGGTGCGAGTGCGGAAGAGCTCTTCGGTGCGGCGGGCGGTCTCCGGGGAGGTATCGCGCGCCCACTCTTCGGCGCCGACGGCACGCAGGAAGTCGACGAAGTTCTTGTTGCCGCCGTGGAACATGATCCAGCGCCCGTCCTTGCACTGGAACTGACGCGTCCAGCCCATGATGCGCGCCATGGCCTGGGCGTCCGCGCCCGGCGGGCGGCTGTGCACGCGGAGGCCGCGCGAACCTATGGCGGCGAAGGTGGCGTCGAACAGGGGCATCTCGATGCGCTGGCCAGCGCCGTCGCGCTCGCGCGCGTTCAGCGCCATCGCGATGGCGACGGAGGCCTGGAAGGCGGCGTAAACGGAGGAAATGGGGATCGCAGTGTAGACAGGCCGCCCTGTCCCGGGCGCGGGACGGTAGGTCGCAGTGGCGGCGC includes:
- a CDS encoding CoA transferase, yielding MAGALDGIRVIDFGQYIAGPMTGMLLADQGAEVIKVDPPGGPVWDSPANATYNRGKRSITLDLKSPGDRDLAQKLIAGADVLVENFRPGVMDRLGVGAEAMMAANPRLVYCSMPGFANDDPRRDLAAWEGVLGAATATYRPAPGTGRPVYTAIPISSVYAAFQASVAIAMALNARERDGAGQRIEMPLFDATFAAIGSRGLRVHSRPPGADAQAMARIMGWTRQFQCKDGRWIMFHGGNKNFVDFLRAVGAEEWARDTSPETARRTEELFRTRTAQEWEDFAEKVGTECSVCRTSAEWLENEHARASRIIIETTDPVLGRLVQPGVNVRMSATPGEIRSPRPAPNQHRDEIVAAAVSPPATRAEAEALIRSALDGVRVIDLCIVLAGPTCGRTLAEFGAEVIKIDSPYREGVAFHNDINRGKRSIVLDLKKPEGLEIFWKLVDTADVVVQNFRKGIAEKLGFGYEAVRARRPDIVYASLNTYGQIGPFAGRPGHEQIAQAATGMQERYGGDGRPTLQPFAVNDYGTGFMGAYGVALALLHRRKTGQGQHVDTALAYTATMLQSPFMLDYAGKVWDEPRGQDAIGSGPLHRLYQCSDGWLFLAARRSGLQALEAALACPGLAALEGDSLASAIEQALVRLTVEDAAQRLTAAGAGAHRNVDDVAALMEDPWVRAHGLSITRDHEGLGPITTTGPGPRLSRSPVVPGRPAPRPGADALSVLADIGMADELDSLVARGIVKTEGISAR
- the dut gene encoding dUTP diphosphatase, which translates into the protein MPVEIKVKLLRPGARLPRRATPGASGYDLHACLDAGGFLDLGPDVTLVPTGIAVEAPPGYDLQVRPRSGLGREGVNVVFGTIDSDYRGEVLVSMYTFGSRRDYRVYDGDRIAQLVVVRLAEADLVEVADLTPSQREGRGHGSTGR